A window of the Alnus glutinosa chromosome 4, dhAlnGlut1.1, whole genome shotgun sequence genome harbors these coding sequences:
- the LOC133866490 gene encoding phosphatidylinositol N-acetylglucosaminyltransferase subunit A: MGEPKRHRVLMVSDFFYPNFGGVESHIYYLSQCLLKLGHKVVVMTHAYGNRSGVRYMTGGLKVYYVPWKPFLMQNTLPTFYGTLPIIRTILIREKISLVHGHQAFSTLCHEALMHARTMGYKVVFTDHSLYGFADVGSIHMNKVLQFTLADVSQAICVSHTSKENTVLRSGLPPEKVFVIPNAVDTAMFKPAAERPSGNEIVIVVISRLVYRKGADLLVEVIPEVCRIYPNVRFIVGGDGPKRVRLEEMREKHSLQDRVEMLGAVPHARVRSVLISGHIFLNSSLTEAFCIAILEAASCGLLTVSTRVGGVPEVLPDDMIVLAEPDPSDMVQAIKKAISILPKIDPQAMHNRMKKLYNWHDVAKRTEIVYDRALKCSNQSLLERLSRYLSCGAWAGKLFCLVMIIGFLLWRLLQLWQPAEDIEVVPDILLPHDEDREILQDFKSSTNTA; encoded by the exons ATGGGTGAACCAAAAAGGCATAGGGTTCTGATGGTCTCTGATTTTTTCTATCCCAACTTTGGTGGCGTGGAGAGTCACATCTATTATCTGTCACAATGCCTACTAAAGCTTGGTCACAAG GTGGTGGTTATGACTCATGCCTATGGAAATCGTTCTGGGGTCAGATATATGACTGGTGGCCTGAAAGTCTACTATGTACCATGGAAGCCATTTCTTATGCAGAATACATTACCAACCTTCTATGGGACACTTCCAATTATAAGGACTATCCTTATTCGAGAAAAAATATCGTTGGTTCATGGGCATCAAGCCTTCTCAACTCTTTGCCATGAAGCTTTAATGCACGCACGCACTATGGGGTACAAGGTTGTATTTACTGATCATTCACTGTATGGTTTTGCTGATGTGGGAAGCATCCACATGAACAAGGTATTGCAGTTTACTTTAGCAGACGTAAGTCAGGCCATTTGTGTTTCTCATACAAGCAAAGAAAACACTGTGCTACGTTCAGGTCTGCCACCGGAAAAGGTCTTTGTTATACCTAATGCTGTTGATACAGCTATGTTCAAGCCTGCCGCGGAGAGACCCAGTGGTAACGAAATTGTTATTGTTGTGATAAGTAGATTGGTTTATCGAAAGGGCGCAGATTTACTTGTTGAAGTCATTCCAGAGGTTTGCCGCATATATCCCAAT GTTCGTTTCATTGTTGGAGGAGATGGACCTAAACGGGTGCGGTTGGAAGAGATGAGGGAGAAGCATTCTCTCCAAGATCGAGTTGAAATGTTGGGCGCTGTACCACATGCTCGAGTACGATCTGTCTTGATTTCTGGCCATATATTCTTAAACAG TTCGTTAACAGAAGCTTTTTGCATAGCCATATTAGAAGCTGCTAGTTGTGGATTATTAACAGTCAGTACACGTGTAGGAGGTGTCCCAGAG GTTCTACCAGATGACATGATTGTACTTGCGGAGCCAGATCCTAGTGATATGGTACAGGCAATCAAGAAGGCAATATCTATACTTCCCAAGATTGACCCACAAGCCATGCACAATCGT ATGAAGAAGCTCTATAATTGGCATGATGTTGCAAAAAGGACAGAGATTGTATATGACCGTGCTCTGAAATGCTCGAATCAAAGTCTTCTCGAACGACTCTCACG GTATCTCTCATGTGGAGCTTGGGCAGGCAAGCTGTTTTGCTTGGTTATGATCATTGGTTTTTTGTTATGGCGACTATTGCAACTATGGCAG CCTGCAGAAGATATTGAGGTGGTACCTGATATTCTTCTACCCCATGATGAAGATAGAGAAATTTTGCAAGACTTCAAGTCTTCGACGAACACGGCTTGA
- the LOC133866364 gene encoding receptor-like serine/threonine-protein kinase SD1-8, protein MASKLLTLLLLFFHPLKSHSSTPQTQSWVQAGYYYAGSEIVISDINSKLFTHLICAVAYINSSTYHLSINASTEQLFSTFTPTVKRKNPSITTLLSIWVGREDSSTFFSMINQSSYRNSFIQSSIRTARLYGFHGLDLCGVVPSKSSDMINLGTLLNEWRVAVDSEARNSIQSRLLLVMSGRYLPALGSESYPMESMQRNLDWLHVKAYDYYVPGKDNVTHFHAALRGQLNGANTDDGIKEWRRRGFLPSKLVLGLPFHGFAWTLVKPQNNATGAPSTGPAVTMDGSMGYKFIKFYIRSYGYGAASVYNATYVVNSCTIGRTWINYDDVEAIRAKVSYAKQNGLLGYNVFQVGNDDNWVLSRAAQEEGEDQHKKRPSLLIILPTTVAVLLILSFMICYLWRRVIKSRGCGESAKRLLYKVKIKLSAPEDLDNNASDLQEFSYTTIKAATQNFSRENKLGEGGYGPVYKGKLRKGQEIAVKRLSRTSNQGLEEFKNEVTLTARLQHVNLVRVLGYCTERDEKMLIYEYMANKSLYLYLFDPTRKFLLDWEKRVHIIEGITQGLLYLQEYSNFTIIHRDLKASNILLDNDMNPKISDFGMARIFRKDEHEANTGRIVGTYGYVPPEYVRKGIYSTKSDVYSFGVLLLQIISGKKTACYYGTHENLNLLEYAYVLWKEGKGWEFLDPSLDDLSSSCKLLRCMEVALLCVQENPVDRPSMLEISSMLRNETRAINTPKKPAFSLQRDENEEENCQSQGKFCSVNDATISQLVPR, encoded by the exons ATGGCGTCCAAACTGCtcaccctcctcctcctcttctttcaCCCTCTCAAATCCCACAGTTCAACCCCACAAACACAATCTTGGGTCCAAGCCGGTTACTATTATGCAGGCAGCGAAATCGTCATTTCCGACATAAACTCCAAGCTTTTCACTCACCTCATATGCGCTGTCGCTTATATAAACTCCTCCACCTACCACCTCTCCATCAATGCCTCCACCGAACAACTATTCTCTACCTTCACCCCCACTGTAAAGCGGAAGAACCCCTCCATTACAACGCTTTTGTCCATATGGGTTGGCAGAGAAGACTCTTCAACCTTCTTTTCAATGATCAACCAGTCCTCTTACAGAAATTCTTTTATTCAATCTTCTATACGGACAGCTAGGCTTTATGGGTTTCACGGCCTTGACCTTTGTGGGGTTGTGCCAAGCAAAAGCTCCGACATGATCAACTTGGGCACCCTTTTGAACGAGTGGCGAGTTGCTGTGGATTCTGAGGCAAGAAATTCCATCCAGTCACGGCTGCTCTTGGTCATGTCCGGTCGTTACTTGCCAGCTTTGGGTTCAGAGAGTTACCCAATGGAGTCGATGCAAAGGAACTTGGATTGGTTACATGTTAAAGCGTACGATTACTACGTGCCTGGAAAGGACAATGTCACGCACTTTCATGCGGCATTGCGTGGACAATTGAACGGGGCTAATACTGATGATGGTATAAAAGAGTGGAGGAGAAGAGGTTTTCTGCCAAGCAAGTTGGTTTTGGGCTTGCCTTTCCATGGCTTTGCGTGGACGCTGGTGAAACCCCAAAACAATGCAACGGGTGCACCGTCGACGGGTCCGGCTGTTACAATGGACGGTTCCATGGGCTATAAGTTCATAAAATTCTACATTAGAAGCTATGGTTATGGAGCGGCTTCAGTGTACAATGCTACTTATGTGGTCAATTCCTGCACAATTGGGCGGACTTGGATTAATTACGACGATGTGGAGGCCATTAGAGCTAAGGTTTCTTATGCAAAGCAGAACGGTCTGCTTGGTTACAATGTTTTTCAAGTCGGCAATGACGACAACTGGGTGCTCTCTAGAGCAG CTCAAGAGGAAGGTGAAGATCAACATAAGAAGAGGCCTTCGTTGTTAATAATTCTGCCTACAACTGTTGCAGTCTTGCTTATACTGAGCTTCATGATATGTTACTTATGGCGGAGGGTAATCAAGTCAAGAG GTTGTGGAGAAAGCGCCAAAAGATTATTATATAAAGTCAAAATTAAACTTTCAGCTCCTGAAGATCTTGACAACAATGCTTCTGATCTGCAAGAATTCAGTTATACTACCATTAAAGCAGCTACACAAAACTTTTCGAGAGAGAATAAGCTTGGAGAAGGAGGATATGGACCTGTTTACAAG GGTAAGTTACGGAAGGGACAAGAGATAGCAGTAAAGAGACTTTCAAGAACTTCAAACCAAGGCCTTGAAGAGTTCAAAAATGAGGTCACACTTACCGCAAGACTACAACATGTAAATCTTGTCAGAGTTTTGGGGTATTGCACCGAGAGGGACGAAAAGATGTTGATTTATGAATACATGGCAAACAAAAGCTTGTATCTCTACCTTTTCG ATCCAACTAGAAAGTTTCTTTTAGATTGGGAGAAACGTGTTCACATCATTGAAGGCATTACTCAAGGGCTTCTATATCTCCAAGAATACTCAAATTTTACTATAATTCACCGAGATTTAAAAGCTAGTAACATACTTCTAGACAATGACATGAACCCTAAGATATCAGATTTTGGGATGGCTAGAATTTTCAGGAAGGATGAGCATGAAGCAAACACTGGTCGGATTGTTGGAACATA TGGCTATGTTCCTCCCGAATATGTAAGAAAAGGTATATATTCGACAAAATCCgatgtttatagctttggaGTTCTACTTCTACAAATTATAAGTGGCAAGAAGACTGCATGTTATTATGGGACACATGAAAATTTGAACCTTTTAGAATAT GCATATGTGCTGTGGAAAGAGGGCAAAGGGTGGGAGTTTCTTGATCCATCACTGGATGatttatcttcttcttgtaAACTCCTAAGATGCATGGAGGTGGCTCTTTTATGTGTCCAAGAGAACCCTGTTGATAGACCTTCTATGTTAGAGATTTCTTCAATGCTCAGGAATGAAACTAGAGCCATCAACACTCCTAAAAAGCCTGCTTTTTCACTTCAAAGAgatgaaaatgaggaagaaaattGTCAGTCGCAGGGAAAATTTTGTTCAGTCAATGATGCCACAATTTCCCAACTGGTACCCCGATGA
- the LOC133866363 gene encoding uncharacterized protein LOC133866363: MTTHNPALPPPPAPLSPAAAATTTTNKPTVAFTTPQNYASRLSRLLTLKGYDPLWCPTLHVHATPHSLIPYLSPPNLDAFSALAFTSRAAIQSFSAAAAAFNEPLLSPRGEAFIVAALGKDSELIDHDVVSKLCENAKRIRVLVPPVATPSGLVEALGDGLCRGVLCPVPLVVGLTEPPVVPDFLRDLEEKGWVPVRVSAYETRWAGAECARVVVERGRGLGAVVFTSSAEVEGLLKSLREFGWRDWEEFVKERCPEVVVAAHGPVTAAGAERLGVKVDVVSSRFDSFEGVVDALGLK; the protein is encoded by the coding sequence ATGACTACGCACAATCCAGCTCTCCCACCGCCACCAGCCCCGCTCTCccccgccgccgccgccaccaccaccaccaataAGCCCACCGTGGCCTTCACCACGCCCCAAAACTACGCTTCACGCCTCTCTCGCCTCCTCACCCTCAAGGGCTACGATCCCCTCTGGTGCCCCACTCTCCACGTTCACGCCACCCCACACTCCCTCATCCCCTACCTCTCACCCCCAAACCTCGACGCCTTCTCCGCCCTCGCCTTCACCTCACGCGCCGCCATCCAATCCTTCTCCGCAGCCGCCGCAGCCTTCAACGAGCCCCTCCTCTCCCCCCGCGGTGAGGCCTTCATAGTCGCCGCGCTAGGCAAGGACTCGGAGCTCATCGACCACGACGTCGTGTCCAAGCTCTGCGAAAACGCTAaaagaattagggttttggtCCCTCCGGTCGCCACCCCGAGCGGCTTGGTCGAGGCGCTCGGGGACGGGCTCTGCCGGGGGGTTCTGTGCCCGGTCCCGCTCGTGGTGGGCCTCACAGAGCCGCCGGTGGTCCCGGACTTTCTCCGGGACCTGGAGGAGAAAGGGTGGGTTCCGGTGAGGGTGAGCGCGTACGAGACGCGCTGGGCAGGGGCGGAGTGCGCGCGTGTGGTGGTGGAGAGAGGGCGGGGATTGGGTGCGGTGGTGTTCACGAGTAGCGCAGAGGTGGAGGGGCTGTTGAAGAGCTTGAGGGAGTTTGGGTGGAGGGATTGGGAGGAGTTTGTGAAGGAGAGGTGTCCGGAGGTGGTGGTGGCAGCGCACGGACCGGTGACGGCGGCGGGGGCGGAGAGGCTTGGGGTGAAGGTGGATGTGGTGAGCTCAAGGTTTGATAGCTTTGAGGGCGTCGTGGATGCACTTGGGTTGAAATAA